In Mycobacterium sp. Aquia_213, the sequence TCCTGCAGGATCTCCATGCCCGGGGACACCACCACCGCGTCCGCGTGGGCCGTGGCGGCCGGCACACCAGGCGTGCAGGCCAGGGCAGTAACCGCGGCCGCCAGTACGCGAAGGGCCATGCGATACACCATGGACGGACTCCGTTCCGTCAAGGCCGGCGCGTGCTCCGACCACAAGTTGAGATTACGTCGTTACTGATTTGTCATCGACCGATTCGCGGTCGGCGTTACAACGACGAGGCCAGCCGAACGGAGTCGTCGGTCTGAGCAGCCAGGCGCGGAGTCCAGCCGGGCGGTCCGAATACATAGCCCAGCCGGTCGCGAAGCCGGCTCGCCGAGCGCCAGTCGCGGGCGATCGCGACGTATTCGCGCGTCTGCAGGTTCCAGATGTTGAAGGTGTCCACCTGCTTGGTGAGGCCGTAATGCGGGCGGAACAGCTCGGCCTGGAAACTGCCGAACAGGCGGTCCCAGATGATGAAGATGCCGCCGTAGTTCTTGTCGAGGTACACCTGGTCCATGCCGTGGTGCACCCGGTGGTGTGACGGTGTGTTGAAGACGAACTCGATCGGCCGTGGGAGCTTGCCGATTCGTTCGGTGTGCACCCAGTACTGGTAGATCAAATTCACCGAGAAGGCGAAGAACACCATCCAGGGCGGAATCCCCAACAGCGGCAACGGAATCCACATCAGGATCTCGCCGCTGTTGTTCCACTTCTGGCGAAGTGCGGTCGCGAAGTTGAAGTACTGGCTGGAGTGGTGGGCCTGGTGTGTGGCCCAGATCAGCCGCACCCGGTGGGCGATGCGGTGGTAGGCGTAGTACAGCAGGTCGACGCCGACGATCGCGATGACCCAGGTGTACCACTGGTCTACCCGCAGGTGCCACGGCGCCACGTAGGCATAAATCGCCGCATACCCGAGCAGAGCCAGGGTCTTCCAGCCGGCCGTGGTGGCCACCGAAACCAGCCCCATCGAGATGCTCGCCCACGAATCGCGGGTCAGATAGGCACCCGACGCCGGCCGGGGGTCCTCGGCCTCGAGGCGCTCGAGCTTGCGTGCCGCGGTCCACTCGAGAATCAGCAACAGCAGAAAAAACGGTATCGCGAACAGCACCGGGTCCCGCATTTGCGGAGGTAACCCGAACCAGAACCCGGTGGCGGCATTCACACAGATAGATTACGACGGTCGGCTGCCGATGCCGGCCACCCCGACCTGTGAGGTGGTGAGCACGTGACCGCTGTGCTGGTGGTCGGCTCCGGTTTTGCGGGGTTATGGGCGGCGCTGGGCGCTGCCCGACGACTCGACGAACTCGCAGTGCCGGCGGGGACGGTCGATGTCACCGTGCTGAGCGCTACCGGATTCCACGACATCCGGGTCCGCAATTACGAGGCGGATTTGAGCGCCTGCCGCATCCCGCTCGCCGACGTTCTCGAACCCGCCGGCGTGGCTCATGTCGCCACCGAGGTGACCGCGATCGACGCCGGCGCGCGCACCGTGGCCACCGCGGACGGTGCGGTGTACGGCTACGACCGGCTGGTGCTGGCCTCGGGCAGTCGGGTGCTCAAACCCGCCGTACCGGGTCTGCCGGAGTTCGGCTTTGACGTCGACACCTATGACGGCGCCGTCGCGCTGCAGCGGCATCTGCAGCGGCTTGCCGACGCTCCCCCGGCACCTGCGGCGGCGACGGTCGTCGTGGTCGGGGCCGGGCTGACCGGCATCGAGACGGCGTGTGAGCTGCCGAACCGGTTGCGCGCGTTGTTTTCTCGAGAGCATGTCACTGCGCGGGTGATTCTCGTCGACCGCAATCCGCTGGTCGGCTCGGACATGGGATCTTCGGCCCGGCCGGTGATCGAGAAGGCATTGTCGGACAATGGGATTGAGACGAGAACGGGGGTCGGTGTCGCCGCGGTCAGCCCCAGCGGCGTGTCGCTGTCCTCGGGTGAGCAGCTGGAAGCGGCGACGGTGGTGTGGTGTGCCGGGATGCGGGCCAGCTCGCTGACCGAACAGCTGCCGGTCGACCACGACCCGTCGGGTCGGGTAACCGTCGATGACTACCTGCGGGTGATCGGGGTCGAGTCGATCTTCGCCGCGGGAGACGTGGCGGCGGCCCGCATGGATGACCAGCACCTGTCGGTGATGTCGTGTCAGCATGGGCGGCCGATGGGCCGTTATGCCGGCTACAACGTCATCAGCGACCTGTGTGGCGAACCGATGCTGCCCCTTCGAATCCCTTGGTATGTAACGGTTCTCGATCTGGGACCGGCTGGCGCCGTCTACACCGAAGGGTGGGACCGGGTGGTGGTCTCGACGGGTGCGCAAGCCAAGACCACCAAGCAGACCATCAACTCGCGGCGGATCTATCCCCCACTGACCGGCATCCGCGCCGACCTGCTGGCCGCGGCCGCACCGGAGCTACAGGCCCGCCCGTAGTCTCGTCACTCGGATTGCAATTCGTCCCCGGCGTACCACTGCACCGCGCGAACTCCGGGTTGCAGGGACAGCTCGGCCACCAATCGTTCGAGCTTGGCCGGTGTGCGACCATCCACGAGAAGGTGTGCGGTCAAGGTGATCTCGTCGTCTGCGGCCTGTCCGGTGTGGATGCCGCGCAGCGTGAGGTCGTTGCTGCTGGCGTGCTGGACCAGTTGAGCGCGGGCGTACTTCTCGGATTTTGGGCGACAGATCGCCTGCACCAGGAAGGGTTGACGGCCCTCGTCTTCTTCGGAGTCGTTGTCGTGGTCGATCGCCCGCCCCAGCGGGCGGCCCACCACGTGGATGGTGATGACGGCGGCGGTCGCGATCAGGGTGAATAGCAGGTTGCCGGAGGCAGCCAGCACGCCGATCGCCGCGGAGCACCACAGCGTAGCGGCGGTGTTGAGGCCGCGGACGTTGACGCCCTCGCGCAGGATCACTCCACCACCGAGGAACCCGATACCGGACACCACATAGGACGCGACCCGGGTGGGGCTGCTGTCCTGGGTGGCAACCGCGTACAGCACGAACAAGGTCGCACCGGCGGCGACCAGTGCGTTCGTTCGCAGGCCGGCCCGGCGCGCTCGCCATTGCCGT encodes:
- a CDS encoding MgtC/SapB family protein, with the protein product MTQTLSVADFALRLGVGVGCGALVGMERQWRARRAGLRTNALVAAGATLFVLYAVATQDSSPTRVASYVVSGIGFLGGGVILREGVNVRGLNTAATLWCSAAIGVLAASGNLLFTLIATAAVITIHVVGRPLGRAIDHDNDSEEDEGRQPFLVQAICRPKSEKYARAQLVQHASSNDLTLRGIHTGQAADDEITLTAHLLVDGRTPAKLERLVAELSLQPGVRAVQWYAGDELQSE
- a CDS encoding sterol desaturase family protein, whose amino-acid sequence is MRDPVLFAIPFFLLLLILEWTAARKLERLEAEDPRPASGAYLTRDSWASISMGLVSVATTAGWKTLALLGYAAIYAYVAPWHLRVDQWYTWVIAIVGVDLLYYAYHRIAHRVRLIWATHQAHHSSQYFNFATALRQKWNNSGEILMWIPLPLLGIPPWMVFFAFSVNLIYQYWVHTERIGKLPRPIEFVFNTPSHHRVHHGMDQVYLDKNYGGIFIIWDRLFGSFQAELFRPHYGLTKQVDTFNIWNLQTREYVAIARDWRSASRLRDRLGYVFGPPGWTPRLAAQTDDSVRLASSL
- a CDS encoding NAD(P)/FAD-dependent oxidoreductase, with the translated sequence MTAVLVVGSGFAGLWAALGAARRLDELAVPAGTVDVTVLSATGFHDIRVRNYEADLSACRIPLADVLEPAGVAHVATEVTAIDAGARTVATADGAVYGYDRLVLASGSRVLKPAVPGLPEFGFDVDTYDGAVALQRHLQRLADAPPAPAAATVVVVGAGLTGIETACELPNRLRALFSREHVTARVILVDRNPLVGSDMGSSARPVIEKALSDNGIETRTGVGVAAVSPSGVSLSSGEQLEAATVVWCAGMRASSLTEQLPVDHDPSGRVTVDDYLRVIGVESIFAAGDVAAARMDDQHLSVMSCQHGRPMGRYAGYNVISDLCGEPMLPLRIPWYVTVLDLGPAGAVYTEGWDRVVVSTGAQAKTTKQTINSRRIYPPLTGIRADLLAAAAPELQARP